The nucleotide window AGATGTGACCCTAACTATCGAGGCAGAAAATGCAGCTGCCACCGACATCAACTATGCTGTCCTCAGGTTCTCTGTTGCTGTCAAGGTAAGAGAAAATGATGAAGTGGTTTAGTTACAATTAAAAAGCCTGATAAGAGTTTTGTGCCAAACAGTACTCCTATGTGTAATAGTTCTTAATGCATATATTATTGGCAAATcagcaataataaataatggtttattatatattatataatgtatattgaCTGCAAACAAATGAGGCCGAACTACAGATGCTCAttttttgtggtattttgtGGTTACAGTTATGTGAACTAATGTGTCAAAGTTTGGTATAACAGCTATTCATGTTAAAATACTATTCATAGTTTCTTAAATTAATTACCCAGGTcttattattgttctttatgTCTCCCTCTCCTGTGTCTGTTTCTCCAGGTGGCAGATGTTAACCGTCCAGGGTGCCAGGTAGTCAGTGCATCTGCCAGCTGTCCATTGTCTTCATCACTTTGTGCTTCCTCCCAGTGGGAATTCATCGCTAACCTCACTGATGGCATCAATGGGACTGGCATTGAAAGAATCACCATCCGAAGAGGGAATGGTACCCTCAATACCAGCACAGCTGTTGGAGCAGGGGGGGAGAATGTTACAGTGGCTACCTACAGCGCATCCTGCTGTTCACAGACTGTAAAGCTGGCTGTTGTGGACAGAGTAGGAAATGTGGGCACATGTGTGGGACAGGCGAGAGCACTTACCACAGCTGCACTTGTGACTACAGTTAACACAACATCCACTGGAGGGCACACTTTGAGCATATCATATTGTCTCTACATCAGTGTTGTGGTTTCTCTCCTTTGGGAGTGAAAGGGATATATGTAACATAGACTGCACTGTTAATAAGAAATTTCAGTAtattatttcacacattttcatctggtgtgtttacattttatttccattactGGAAGGAAATAGAGCATCTACTATATCTCTTTCATTAGCTAATATTAATTTCttgatgtataaataataataataataataataataataataataataaaaacgataatattgtattttactttgttgccttgtgttttgaatgtataaaaatattgtaTGCTTCAGGGTCAGTAATGAACATCTACTTTAAAAGATTTCTTCATATTTCTAGCagcatgtttggtttttttttttaccacattgCAGCTATCATAGCTGAGGGCCAAAGCCAGTGTAGCTGAAATTTGTAAAATTACTGCTACATCCTCATGAAATTTCAGACTTTACTCACTGGAAAGTCAATGGACAAATCAAAAATCTAAATTACCCAACCTCTCTgtcactaataataatatagggTAATAATGATAAATTTGAGGGTTTCTTCTCAAATCATGAAATCATTTTCCCATTAACTGTGTTTAAATGAATAACCATTCTTTACTGGAAGTAGCTTTAACTTCTTGAATGAAATCATCATCATGGGCATCTCTTAAATTCTTGCTGTAAAGCTAATTAACGTACTAAGTTAATGTAAAAGTGCTTGAATCTGCAATGGCTGCTAGATGTTGGCTTTAAGAAAACTCATACTTAAGTCTATGGAAAAAATCCTCCCAACATCTGTtacaaatcaagtcaatattttCCCCTGACTGTAAGTTTGGAGTACCTGGTTTCTCTCAACTTGCCTTGTCTGcctaaattaaaatgtaagtttCTGAGAAGTTATTTAAACAATCCACAAGGGAAAGTACTTTGAAATATAGAGAAAGCAATAATTATAACAGACAGCAACAGAGCAGGAGtggttgtgatgtcacacactACTGTAGCTGTACCACCACTGTATGACATATTTTAACCACTGGTATATTTAATAGATGTGATTAAGTCcaatttttaaataatcattttgtaTTAATACGCTTCGTCTCCAATACATTTCCAGAACtaaatattgcacttttttcTTCACTACAATTATCTGACCGCTAAATTTACAGATTTTGCATTCATAGCATATAATTAGATAAAATTTGATGCATTGTTATACATTTAACTACCCAAAATGCACAGCTTTTGCTTGAAATTGGGTATTTCTATTGCATAAAATTACTACTTTCACATAAGTAAACAATATTACTACATCCTCCAGCAATGACACTCACATCATACTGTAAttacttttcattttactttaaccAGGTAtctacacaaaagaaaaatacaccTGAAATCAAAAATGTGCCCGAAAATACGTCACCTGGTGGCCAGGCTAGATCCATGTTGAGTGAAGAATATCATCAactggaggtaaaaaaaaaaaaaaaaagcaaggcATCAGGAGTACTTGTAAGTTTCCATAGAAAACCattctttcttttatgtaaaacaTGCATAGTGAACAGAAACAATAATAACACAGTTGTAATAGCTAGTAAACTTTATTTGTCTATTTCAGAAAAGGTAAAACAATAATTACAACAAAGAACCAAATGAACCTCAAAGGGCAGTAAAAATATAACAAGTACAATAAGAGTTAAAGTGGAAGAACTTAGAGCGACTTCCAGCAGCCGAACAAGAATGGCACTTCTGTGGCCTCTTTCACAAAGCAGGATTAATGAAGAAAGCTAGATAAGCTAGAACCACACTGTATTCACCAGCACAGACTGCAATGCTAAAGTTATTCCTTGTTTGACTGACTTGAGTCCAGTGATTCTGGTTTGTGAGACAGGTCCCAGTTATAAGGAGACAGCACAACAGCCTGGCCGAATGCTAACTGCATCAGGAGGAGGGTAGAGGAGTAAAAAGCTTGGTCCTTTTATCCAAAGAAATAATGATTAACTAATTTAGATTTTCCTTCAAACAATACAGCAACCACAAAATAATAGTACAGCATGTTtactacaaaaaaagaaacagaaaagccAATCACCTCTCAATTCACATGGCAAGTACATGTCAAAGCAGCCACCCcactaaaaagaaaagcttcatATTGTTTTACATCTTGTACAAATAATGTTGTCCTGCAGGGTCAACGAAAGCAACTGGGGAGTCAAAAGTGCACCACTACAATAAGGAGTCTTGATATTCAACTGAgaagactaaactaaactgaattcaGTATCTTCAAAAGATGACAATGACTTCatagatacagacacacatcaaGCCTACTCCTAGATTAAAATGAGCCTTTAATTCATGTCTGTGAACGTGTTGTCTTTATCACACAAACACTAAAGAATATCCTTATCTGACTATCTGAAATCTTTGAGCACATTCATGCCACATCAGTAATGCATCTTGGAACACATTTGATGTAAGAAATCTACTATATTAGTCATTGACAACAGTATTTACAATACCTAATATGTCACTCTTTTAAACAGAGCAGAGCTTAATGTTACACAATTGGATAGTTTGCATTATTTTTAATAGCCCGTGGTAGATCAAACATATCCCTGGATCTCTGTGTTCCTGACAAGAGAAATGGTCAATACCAGAGTTGTAAGTATGTATAATCTATACATAATAGATCAACAAAGAGGGCAATGATCTGGTATATAACATGTTTATCCTCAAAAGGCAAAAGACAAAAGCTACAGTTACAGATAATAGCTacagtttgttttatatttttaacaaaagCAAGTGAGAAACTGTacataatattaacaatattttatgGCAAGACCCTTGAGGACTCTCCCTTCGAAGTCACTATTGTGTATTATAGGACTTTGGTCCAACAAACCAAACAAGACTGTAATATAACACATTCCTTCATTGTCAAATAAGGTGTCAAAGACTGGAAAGTGCAAAATGCATTTGCGCTGTCAAGTTAGAAGTAATTGGTATGAACTGGGCAACAAAAATGGACTAATTTCCTGAAATATAATGACTAGTTAGCCCTGTTACTAGAAAGTCTGGTGATGTTGTTTGATATGGTTCATTTGATCTGATTATGTAGGTTAGCTACTGTATGTGAGGCTATAGGCCCATTTTCATTCTTGGTTAAATGCAACATCTGAGATAGAAAACAGGCAAAGAAATGCAATGACATTATGTGTTTCTATAGCTGAAATATTTTGGTTTACATACATGTAGGTGATGATGCAATTGTTGCATGCAGAGGCACTGAGTTTTAAGAGTTTGTAGGCCTATTTTTCTCTGGGCATGCTTATGTGTCACTCAAAATCAGCTTTTCTTATATAAAAAATTAGTACAGAGCTTCCAAGGTTGGCATTCacttttttcatacagtttcATCGCCAAATATACTGTACCAATCCATCcacttactgtatatacataatatttcacataatatgtatatatgctATGAACATTCCATGCAGCATATAGAAACCCTTTCTCGGAATAATATCATTGAATGGAAATGGGGGAATTTTCCATCAAAGAATAATTTGCTGTCCTCTTAATTGTTTTTGCCACAGGGTTTTAGATGGCAACTAGCAGTACAAGCCCAGGATAGTAATAGGTCACTGCAAAAGATGTTTCAGTTTGAAAATCATTTTCTGTGCACAACAAAGCATTATTACCAACCAGCACTGGCAATGCAAAAGTATGAGCATTTCTCCTATATAGCTAAGAAAGCACATACTCAAGTCAGCTTGATGCACGTGCCCTTCTCCTCAAATCATGCTTTGAGTTTTCATTACCTCCACTGTGCACAAAGACCAGTCAATGCTTAAAAACTCCCCAAAATGGCCTTTTTCCTACATATGACATTAAAGTGATGTGCTGATTTGATAAATTGGATCACATTTATGTAATATGAGATGTCCAGCATTGGTTTCAGgcaacattttacttttatactGACCCCTCAGTCAACTTGAATAAGATATATGCAGTAATAAACTAATTCAGTTTTAGTATCATTACACTGTCATGCCAATATCGCTAGTGCCGATATAATAACAGCTTAACCTAAAATATTACCCCTAATAGGCAAATGTTCCATGGTTTCTGATGTGTAAACATTCCGAGGGTTAAGTAGACTGGTATAGTACATAcaatagttgttgttttgtaaTATCTGTGGAGGTATAAAATGTGGCTGTTTGGCAACAAGCAGGGAGAGAAAGGTACAGTAACATCCCTGCCTTTCCTAAGTGTGAGCCCAGTAGAGTAGGGGAGACCTGAGGTGTGAACTCTCTGATTGTACTGACTGTCTTGCATCTGTTGTGTAATTGGAGTTTTGGAGTAAAAGGATGGGCGCAATCTGATCTGCAAGCCAGCCTGGATGGCTCAGGAAACAGTTTTAGGTGGTTCTGTTATGAGGGTACTTGGCTTTCTGGTGTGTGTTGCTCTAACATATTAAGTCTACTGTGCTACTCTAGATTGTGTCTTTGATTTAATTTCTAATTTAATACATAAAGCCATTTTACAGACTGAACAAAGGGCAATATTCATCAGCCGTTCGTTTGCGCACATTGTAAAAACTAATAAACACCACTGGCTCTGTGGTGCTAAGGCAACTGCTTCATAGTCCAAGAGCCTATAAGCAATCAGCTCCTCTGATTGAAGAAAACATAACtaaggaaacactgaaaattatttattcatgtaacaTAAGGGACTGCaactcaacaaaaataattatCGATGCTCTTTGTCTTAATAGACAAGTCAGCCACGTCAGAGTGGCTAAGCCTACAGCTGCCTGGGTGGTATCAATGACACTGATGAAGAGTTGTAGAGATATTGTTGTGTGTCCAGGATTATGGCAGGACTATATCACTGGATATGGCTAGAGAACGTGAACGCCTGGGCACTGGTGCTTGGAGGTTAGACTAGTCTCATTGGGCTACTAAGACATCGGGGTAGGGTATATAAGTAAAGCAAAGGGTGGGGGAAGACATTCCAAGGTTCCTCTACTGTTCTCCCATCTCAGCAAGATCAGACTTGGAGGAGGTTGGTGTGGATGACTGGAGGTGATTTGAAACAGGTAGAGGGGTCAGAGTAGAGCTCTGGGGTACCCCACTTGGATCTGGGtcaggtagggttagggtttcagGAGCAGACTTTTTGCGGGGTCGGTCCTTGGGGACAGAGAGGGACTCAGGTGCATCAGTGCACATGGGGGTGGTGGGGGCGCTGGCAGGGCCAGTGAGGGCACAGGAGGACAGGGGCTTCTCGGTGATGGAGATCGATGGTGGAAATATCCCAATCTTCTGGTTGGTGGCCTCCTGGATTGCGCGCTCAAATTCTCTCACTTCATCCATTGTCATGTCTGAAATGGAGAGAGATTGGTTGAGACAAATGAGAGGAAGATATTAAAAGTGGATAAAACTGTGTAACCTCTGCAGAAAACTTAGAAAGCACAAAGGCTGGGACTGTAGTTCACCATAACCTGCCATTAATAGAGGCACACATTTACCATGAAAAAAAGGGCAGTACAATGCTGAAAGGCACAGATTTATAAaccaaatataaatgtaatattttttgtcaggtgacatcattttaatgtaataatcaAGATGTTTGTAGTGTTGTTGTCCAGATAATTTCAAACCTTTCAAGTCAGGCAGGTTTAGCAAGTACTATATAACAATTTGCATCATATTCTTCACATGTTTCGATAGTTCATCCGTTCATGTTTGCATAGTTTCACTCAATGTTGTACCGAATGAATGAAAGTGTAGACAGTTATATGCAACTGTGCAACTGCCTCGGAGGAAAGTCAtcaatggtttaaatatgaatgGGGGCAATGAAGtaaagaaacaatgaaaaagaCACATACGCTTGCTTTGTCATGGATCTGTATGTCATCCAGTGAAGATGGGTTTGTTGTGGAATGCTCTTGCTGCTCATGGCAAACTTTGATGTTGGTTTTCTCATGCATTTTTCTCTCGTAATTCCGCACGTCATCCAAAGTCATATCTGGAAGAGTGGGGTAGGGTTGGAACGAGTGTCAAAATGTTGGTAACTCCTCTATAACAGCACTCCATTTGAGGCACGGGTGAAGAAGGAGGGGGTTATGTGGCAGAGGCACATTCCGTGGGTGAGTACAGCACTTTAATGGATGATTAGAACTTTTGAAGTTAAAAGGATCCCCAACTATTAAGATGTGTAGGCCTTATTAGATTAACATTGTCATCAACTATATAAATGTGGTATTAAAAAACTCTTGGGGTCTTAATTTTTcataaaattggaaaaaatccTTTGACTCGTAGGTTGCCTATGTTGTTTACATCGCAATGCATTCTGGGTAGTGATGTCAAATGGTTGCAGCAAACTTCGGTCCCAGTTTGTTTAACCTACAGCAAGATAGACATTTTTTCTGTTCAGCTTTTTCAATTTGGACCTGAGCACAATGTTAGTGAGGAGAACAACACAACAGAAGACGTTACTGcaattttaaatcaaaatgaagaCTGTGCAGCAACTGCTCGTCTATGTTAACTGGGAGCCAGATTGTTTGATATAAAGAGCTCCGCTTTCTGTCAGCAGCTCTTCAAAGTAAGCGTTTGGATCGAACTATGGCTGTATGATAAAACTTCATTGGTCTTATCTGGAGAAGTCTATACACGTACGGATTGCCGAGTCAATGGTAAAACTGGTGGACTGTCTGGTTCATCCGTGTTTATCAGGGTAACCTTACATCGTAACAGGAGAGCATCCAGTGTCTCCTGTCTTTCGTGTTTCTTAGAGCAGATTTTATTTGCTATCTGCGGGCCTTTAACGTTTAGACTGCTTGTGGGAGAAAATTATAGGCACAGCATTTGGTTTTAGTCTTTGCTCATAACTAGCAGCACCTGTTAGATTTTTTAACAGCTGTGGTCAACTAAATGCAACAAATGAATCAGGACTAAGTGGCAAGAACACAGCCACGGGTCTTTAGGAAGTTATATTCGTCCACAAGCATTTTCccacttctttctcttcttttgttaGGAAAGCTGCAAAGACTTACATCACttcctttgtttccttttgACTGGAAATTACAATCAAAAGCAACAAAGTTGCCTCTCGAATTGCAACCATTTTACGTCATCAACCCAGAGTTCATTGCGCACGTAGTGTAATGGCGGCCTCCGTATGTCAAAATATTAAACGTCAAGcattattaaataatgaaaatatttcatgCATTTCCAACGACATATTTTAGTATGAGAGGGCAATTATAACGTATTAAAGCATAGAAGTCTTGGGTTCCTTTTAAAGCTTTAGAGTGCCAGCTTGCCATAACCCAGAGTGTTTACAGGAGACAGTTAGACAAATCCGAGCCACAccaggaagaagggaggaaaggaaggatgaggTTGGGGACGTTTTCAAGATTCAAGCAAAAGCATGAACAATCCAGACCCAGTGAAAAGGTTGGATCACTGGCAGCACAAGAAAGCAACACCTGGAAGTGTTCTGTCCCTccccaggaaaaaaaaatcaacaagaGTATTTCAATAAACATCCAGGTTTGTAAGAAGTGGTATACAGGTaggagaggaagggaaaagAATACGTTTCATGGCAAAGATAATGAGCTTGTTATCTGTATAGCCTACAGCTATGGAAGAAGCTCAAGTGGAGAGTGAATGTGTTGAAGCTACTTAATGGCTGCAAACAAGGCCGACTCCTGTGCAACCAGGCTCTCGGTGAAACAGACATGCAGCTTTCGTATTTCACCGAATGCATTGTTCACTGATGTAAATTTCCGATTATTCTTTTATATAATTTCAGACAATTCACACAAAGTCAGTCTTGGCTTCAATATGAAAAATAGTGACAAATAGAGTCAGTAACAGTGAAACAGCTGTTTCACTTGGTTTGCATTATGGATATATATTGATTGCTCTGACATGAAACATGAAGGGGTGCGGTTAAAGAGTTATTTTTATCACACAGGTTTCATTTGAGATAAACACTGAAAACTAGGGTACAGTGTTTGTCATTAGTGGGTTAGTGATCACACCAAGAGGAGGATCCATGCTGTAGGAGAATAAGCAGGGCTGACAGTGAGAGGGTTAGATACAGGTGAAGTGATTGTACATGCACACTGACTGGTCATTAACATAATCACACAACAATGATTTATGcaagtatataatataaataatatagaGTAATGTAACACTGAGACTTACTTAGACTTGtaaatacatgtacatataaAACCTTTGTGAGATGTTTTATTGGATTCAAATGAATGTCAAAACTGTCAAACTGAAGATGTTCTATAGATATGTATACAAGAAACGCTAAAAGAAATATGCTATTGTGTAGACAGTGCAGTCATAATAACTTGGTGAGATTGAATAGTTGATGACTGACAGACTGATTGATTGCACCAATGGCTGCAAATTAGCAGGAGTGTACAGACAGCAGGACTGTAGGACCTACCAATCCACTCATCCACCCAGGCAAACGCCTGCCTGTGTCCCAGAAGCAGCACATCCCGAACCACCTGTAAGATAACACCATGACAGTCAGACAATGGTGACTAACATAACAGATCCTCTTCTATATTCAacgtttttattcatgtttaacaTCAAGATATTCAAGATTCAGACATGTGACTCATCTAGtcttaaattaaatacatttaaattagaaTTTTAGCACTACATACAATTAACTGTGACATGATAATATttaacaacaattaaaatatatgaaataataacCCATTTCAATTCAATATTCTATCCAAAACATTTTGAACTAGTCACAAGTTGGGACTGATTGTGTATGTCGCTAagtatgtgttttgtttattgttatgaATACTGTCTGTTTTCCTTTAAACTAGATATAAAAAGCTGAAGCCTTTGACACATTCAGAGCAGCTCAAACAACTTCAGTCAgctgaaatacacattttattcatgtttgttcatgtttcaAAATTGAAGAACCAAAAATAAACTGATCGTACTAACAAATATTGCCTAAGTGGCCAAACCTGATACAGATTACTGCTTCATTTATgtccaaaaaatgtaaaagcccatcaatgagccacactgttgcactgtatGATATGCTCCTTCATCACGATGAACATTCCTATGGGTGAACTCTCACCTTATGTACAAACTGCTCCACACGTGTCTGCAGACCCCACACCTCAAACTTGACAGTGACCAGTTTGTATGAGCACATGATGGGATCCTGGGTGTCCCTCCACCCCTCCTGAAGCATGCCCCGTGATGTCTTCTCCGACTTGAAATATCTCAAGTCCTGCAATGGTGTaaaatgaacacatacacacgttaaatgttataataattAAGTCAAACCTTCAGGCATCAATGTTTCTGCATCCCAGTGGAGAAAGACTTAAGGGAGAGTCTAAAATTAGATATGTAACTGAATGCTTGTATTAAATACATTCGCATTAACCCCTCCAGTCCTTGGAGAATCTCTATTCAGGCTCATTAGAGCTGAGGCAATCTGTTATCAAACAGCTCTGATGACAATTATCAGCTCTCTCACTTCACAGACAGGCtttaagatgaaaaatgaatgctGGGTGAGATGAGAGAGGCATTTAAAGGAGCCAATGCAGCTGCTAGACAAGTGGGATTGAGGTCTCAAGCCCCCAAAGTTTGTATTGGACTTCAACAACAAATCTAACagataataatcataataatatcaattatattattattttccttatGAGGATCCTCAGagataaaacattattaatgaattataGAATCTTAAAATGTagtgaaacaaagaaaacaatcagaCTAAAATCACAACATGCGAATATTCAATCATCTAAATATCATTGTTTTACTAATGCATCTCCAGATTTAACAATATAGTTTCTCTCACCTCTCCAGTGCTGCTAAAGAGCTGTTGTTGTTAATgagcatacacacacccacacaaactcACCTCAGAGTCCTTATAGTAGCGGTCAGGGATCTCGTCGTAGGCAATGTCGATGAAACACACCTCCCTCTCCTGCTCCTTCAGCTCATTGTCGAAGATCTGAAAACAGCATGGTTCAGTTTGCCAAGTCATACTGCAGTCTGTGGCTACCAATCAGATCAGTCTAAATCAAACATGCACTTCAGAAAATTAGTATTTTTACAAgttacatcatcacatttgtCCAGATGCTGCATGTGGCTAATGAGCATACCTGCCTACTTGTCTCAAAAGTTGAAAATGGTTCACACAGAAACTAAGGTTtgactgtattgtattgtatcactTTATGTCCCCTCATCACTCAAAGCCACTAAAACATATTGTAATTGTTTACACAACCAATAGGGGGTGCTCTATGTTCATGTCTTCAATTTGTTACTATTCCAAATGACAGTGCTGATTGCATTACTGTTATATACTGACAATAATGTTAGCTGATTGTCTTCCTTCACttaaatgtttttcatattgTCCAAATTTCTGCTATTTCACTGTTTCGTCTGTTGTCCTGTGAAACACTTTGTAAGCTCAGTGCAAATACAGGttataattatcattttattattcttatcattcttttctttaaatagtTATGTTGTTCATTAAAGGAATGTCCCACTtcgataaataaataaataaataacaataaataataaataatgaaagtaTGCATTTTCAACATTAACCATCTCTCTATTTATCACTTTAT belongs to Scomber scombrus chromosome 2, fScoSco1.1, whole genome shotgun sequence and includes:
- the LOC133991310 gene encoding cytoplasmic phosphatidylinositol transfer protein 1-like isoform X2, giving the protein MLLKEYRICMPLTVEEYQIGQLYMISKHSHEQSDRGEGVEVVQNEPYEDPTHGQGQFTEKRVYLNSKLPSWARAVVPKIFYVTEKAWNYYPYTITGENCSFLPKFSIHIETKYEDNKGSNDNIFDNELKEQEREVCFIDIAYDEIPDRYYKDSEDLRYFKSEKTSRGMLQEGWRDTQDPIMCSYKLVTVKFEVWGLQTRVEQFVHKVVRDVLLLGHRQAFAWVDEWIDMTLDDVRNYERKMHEKTNIKVCHEQQEHSTTNPSSLDDIQIHDKAST
- the LOC133991310 gene encoding cytoplasmic phosphatidylinositol transfer protein 1-like isoform X1, whose amino-acid sequence is MLLKEYRICMPLTVEEYQIGQLYMISKHSHEQSDRGEGVEVVQNEPYEDPTHGQGQFTEKRVYLNSKLPSWARAVVPKIFYVTEKAWNYYPYTITGENCSFLPKFSIHIETKYEDNKGSNDNIFDNELKEQEREVCFIDIAYDEIPDRYYKDSEDLRYFKSEKTSRGMLQEGWRDTQDPIMCSYKLVTVKFEVWGLQTRVEQFVHKVVRDVLLLGHRQAFAWVDEWIDMTMDEVREFERAIQEATNQKIGIFPPSISITEKPLSSCALTGPASAPTTPMCTDAPESLSVPKDRPRKKSAPETLTLPDPDPSGVPQSSTLTPLPVSNHLQSSTPTSSKSDLAEMGEQ